In Mustela nigripes isolate SB6536 chromosome 2, MUSNIG.SB6536, whole genome shotgun sequence, a single window of DNA contains:
- the LOC132011389 gene encoding toll-like receptor 9 isoform X1, whose translation MGPYFGALHPLSLLVQAAMLAMVLAPGALPPFLPCELQPHGLVDCKWLFLKSVPRFSATAPCGNITSLWLHSNRIHHLHDSDFVQLSGLRRLNLKWNCPPAGLSPMHFPCHMTIEPNTFLAVPTLEELNLSYNGISTVPALPSSLTSLVLSRTNILTLDPASLAGLHALRHLYLDGNCYYKNPCQEALQVAPGALLGLSNLTHLSLKYNNLTVVPRHLPPSLESLLLSYNHIVTLVPDDLANLTALRVLDIGGNCRRCDHARNPCRECPRGFPKLHRDTFRHLSHLEGLVLKDSSLHSLDPRWFRGLGNLLTLDLSENFLYDCITKTKAFHSLGRLRKLNLSFNYHKKVSFAQLPLAPSFGSLRSLWKLDMHGIFFRSLSETTLRPLAHLQVLQHLRLQLNFISQAQLSIFGAFPGLRYVDLSDNRISGAAEPPAAAGQVGGVERGRRLPGDLAPGPQGPRGPPSSEDFMLSCKGLPFTLDLSRNNVVTVQSEMFTQLSRLQCLCLSHNSISQAVNGSQFTPLTSLRVLDLSHNKLDLYHGGSFTELPQLKALDLSYNSQPFSMRGVGHNLSFVAQLPALRYLSLAHNDIHSRVSQQLRSASLKALDFSGNALSQMWAEGDLYLRFFQGLRNLVLLDLSQNRLHILLPRNLAHLPRSLQLLRLRDNYLAFFNWSSLALLPRLEALDLAGNQLKALSNGTLPNGTLLQRLDLSGNSIGFVDPGFFALAERLREINLSANALKTVEPSWFGPVAGALKVLDVTANPLHCACGAAFVDFLLEVQAAVPGLPSHVRCGSPSQLQGRSIFAQDLRLCLDEALSWDCFGLSLLTVALSLAVPMLHHMCGWDLWYCFHLGLAWLPRRGRQRGADALPYDAFVVFDKAHSSVADWVYNELRVQLEERRGRRALRLCLEERDWLPGKTLFENLWTSVYSSRKTLFVLAHTDSVSGLLRASFLLAQQRLLEDRKDVVVLVILCPDAHRSRYVRLRQRLCRQSVLLWPQQPRGQRSFWAQLGTALTRDNRHFYNRNFCRGPTTAE comes from the exons ATG GGCCCCTACTTTGGTGCCCTGCACCCCCTGTCTCTCCTGGTGCAGGCTGCCATGCTGGCCATGGTCCTggccccaggtgccctgcctcccttcctgcccTGTGAGCTCCAGCCCCACGGCCTGGTGGATTGTAAATGGCTCTTCCTCAAGTCTGTGCCCCGCTTCTCGGCGACCGCGCCCTGTGGGAACATCACCAgcctctggctgcactccaaCCGCATCCACCACCTCCACGACTCCGACTTTGTCCAGCTGTCCGGCCTGCGGCGTCTCAACCTGAAGTGGAACTGCCCCCCGGCCGGCCTCAGCCCCATGCACTTCCCCTGCCACATGACCATCGAGCCCAACACCTTCCTGGCCGTGCCCACCCTGGAGGAACTGAACCTCAGTTACAACGGCATTAGCACCGTGCCCGCCCTGCCCAGCTCCCTCACGTCCCTGGTCCTGAGCCGCACCAACATCCTGACACTGGACCCCGCCAGCCTCGCGGGCCTGCATGCCCTGCGCCACCTCTACTTGGACGGCAACTGCTACTACAAGAACCCCTGCCAGGAGGCCTTGCAGGTGGCCCCAGGCGCCCTCCTCGGCCTGAGCAACCTCACACACCTATCGCTCAAGTACAACAACCTGACTGTGGTGCCTCGCCACCTGCCCCCCAGCCTGGAGTCCCTGCTCCTGTCCTACAACCACATCGTCACCCTGGTCCCCGATGACCTGGCCAATCTGACTGCCCTGCGCGTGCTGGACATAGGCGGGAACTGTCGCCGCTGCGACCATGCCCGCAATCCCTGCAGGGAGTGCCCCAGGGGGTTCCCCAAGCTGCACCGCGATACCTTCCGCCATCTGAGCCACCTCGAAGGCCTGGTGTTGAAGGACAGCTCCCTCCACAGCCTGGACCCCAGGTGGTTCCGTGGCCTGGGCAACCTCCTGACATTGGACCTGAGCGAGAACTTCCTGTATGACTGCATCACCAAGACCAAGGCCTTCCACAGCCTGGGCCGGCTGCGCAAACTCAACCTGTCCTTCAACTACCACAAGAAGGTGTCCTTTGCCCAACTGCCCCTGGCGCCCTCCTTCGGGAGCCTGCGGTCCCTGTGGAAGCTGGACATGCATGGCATCTTCTTCCGCTCGCTCAGCGAGACCACGCTCCGGCCGCTGGCCCACCTGCAGGTGCTCCAGCACCTGCGCCTACAGCTCAACTTCATCAGCCAGGCCCAGCTCAGCATCTTTGGGGCCTTCCCAGGCCTGCGCTACGTGGACCTGTCTGACAACCGCATCAGTGGGGCCGCGGAGCCACCGGCGGCTGCGGGGCAGGTGGGCGGGGTGGAGCGAGGCCGGCGGCTGCCAGGGGACCTGGCTCCGGGTCCGCAGGGCCCACGGGGCCCCCCGAGCTCTGAGGACTTCATGCTGAGCTGCAAGGGGCTCCCCTTTACCTTGGACCTGTCACGGAACAACGTGGTCACAGTCCAGTCGGAGATGTTCACCCAGCTCTCACGCCTGCAGTGCCTGTGCCTGAGTCACAACAGCATCTCACAGGCGGTCAATGGCTCCCAGTTCACGCCGCTCACCAGCCTGCGAGTGCTGGACTTGTCCCATAACAAGCTGGACCTGTACCACGGCGGCTCCTTCACGGAGCTGCCGCAGCTCAAGGCCCTGGACCTCAGCTACAACAGCCAGCCCTTCAGCATGCGCGGCGTGGGCCACAACCTCAGCTTCGTGGCACAGCTGCCGGCCCTGCGCTACCTCAGCCTGGCGCACAATGACATCCACAGCCGCGTGTCCCAGCAGCTGCGTAGTGCCTCGCTGAAGGCCCTGGACTTCAGCGGCAACGCCCTGAGCCAGATGTGGGCTGAGGGGGACCTCTACCTCCGCTTCTTCCAAGGCCTGAGGAACCTGGTCCTGCTGGACCTGTCCCAGAATCGCCTGCACATCCTTCTACCCCGCAACCTGGCCCACCTGCCCAGAAGCCTGCAGCTGCTGCGTCTCCGCGACAATTACCTGGCTTTCTTCAACTGGAGCAGCCTGGCCCTCCTCCCTAGGCTGGAAGCCCTGGACCTGGCGGGGAACCAGCTGAAGGCGCTGAGCAATGGCACCTTGCCTAACGGCACCCTGCTGCAGAGGCTGGACCTCAGCGGCAACAGCATTGGCTTCGTGGACCCCGGCTTCTTCGCCCTGGCCGAGAGGCTGCGAGAGATCAACCTCAGCGCCAACGCCCTCAAGACGGTGGAGCCCTCCTGGTTTGGCCCTGTGGCCGGCGCCCTGAAAGTCCTGGACGTGACTGCCAACCCCTTGCACTGTGCCTGTGGGGCGGCCTTCGTGGACTTCTTGCTGGAGGTCCAGGCTGCCGTGCCTGGCCTGCCCAGCCATGTGCGCTGTGGCAGCCCCAGCCAGCTGCAGGGCCGCAGCATTTTCGCTCAGGACCTGCGCCTCTGCCTGGACGAGGCCCTCTCCTGGGACTGTTTCGGCCTCTCGCTGCTGACCGTAGCCCTGAGCCTGGCTGTGCCCATGCTCCATCACATGTGTGGCTGGGACCTCTGGTACTGCTTccacctgggcctggcctggctgCCGCGGCGTGGGCGGCAGCGGGGCGCCGACGCTCTGCCCTATGATGCCTTCGTGGTGTTTGACAAGGCGCACAGCTCGGTGGCCGACTGGGTGTACAACGAGCTGCGGGTCCAGCTGGAGGAGCGCCGCGGGCGCCGGGCGCTGCGCCTCTGTCTGGAGGAGCGCGACTGGCTGCCTGGCAAGACGCTCTTCGAGAACTTGTGGACCTCGGTGTACAGCAGCCGCAAGACGCTCTTCGTTCTGGCCCACACGGACAGCGTCAGCGGCCTCTTGCGCGCCAGCTTCCTGCTGGCTCAGCAGCGCCTGCTGGAGGACCGCAAGGACGTCGTGGTGCTGGTGATCCTGTGCCCCGATGCCCACCGCTCCCGCTATGTGCGGCTGCGCCAGCGCCTCTGCCGCCAGAGCGTCCTCCTCTGGCCCCAGCAACCTCGCGGCCAGCGCAGCTTCTGGGCCCAGCTGGGCACGGCCCTGACCAGGGACAACCGCCACTTCTATAACCGGAACTTCTGCCGCGGCCCTACGACGGCCGAATAG
- the LOC132011389 gene encoding toll-like receptor 9 isoform X3 yields the protein MAHQTGIHATEELKEFFAKARAGSVRLIKVVIEDEQLVLGASRELMGTWEQDYDRAVLPLLDTQEPCYLLYRLDSQNAQGFEWLFLAWSPDNSPVRLKMLYAATRATVKKEFGGGHIKDELFGTVKDDLSFAGYQKHLSSCAAPAPLTSAERELQQIRINEVKTEISVESKHQTLQGLTFPLQPAAQRALQQLRQKTVNYIQLKLDLERETIELVHTEPTEVAQLPSRVPRDAARYHFFLYKHTHEGDPLESVVFIYSMPGYKCSIKERMLYSSCKSRLLDSVEQDFQLEISKKGPYFGALHPLSLLVQAAMLAMVLAPGALPPFLPCELQPHGLVDCKWLFLKSVPRFSATAPCGNITSLWLHSNRIHHLHDSDFVQLSGLRRLNLKWNCPPAGLSPMHFPCHMTIEPNTFLAVPTLEELNLSYNGISTVPALPSSLTSLVLSRTNILTLDPASLAGLHALRHLYLDGNCYYKNPCQEALQVAPGALLGLSNLTHLSLKYNNLTVVPRHLPPSLESLLLSYNHIVTLVPDDLANLTALRVLDIGGNCRRCDHARNPCRECPRGFPKLHRDTFRHLSHLEGLVLKDSSLHSLDPRWFRGLGNLLTLDLSENFLYDCITKTKAFHSLGRLRKLNLSFNYHKKVSFAQLPLAPSFGSLRSLWKLDMHGIFFRSLSETTLRPLAHLQVLQHLRLQLNFISQAQLSIFGAFPGLRYVDLSDNRISGAAEPPAAAGQVGGVERGRRLPGDLAPGPQGPRGPPSSEDFMLSCKGLPFTLDLSRNNVVTVQSEMFTQLSRLQCLCLSHNSISQAVNGSQFTPLTSLRVLDLSHNKLDLYHGGSFTELPQLKALDLSYNSQPFSMRGVGHNLSFVAQLPALRYLSLAHNDIHSRVSQQLRSASLKALDFSGNALSQMWAEGDLYLRFFQGLRNLVLLDLSQNRLHILLPRNLAHLPRSLQLLRLRDNYLAFFNWSSLALLPRLEALDLAGNQLKALSNGTLPNGTLLQRLDLSGNSIGFVDPGFFALAERLREINLSANALKTVEPSWFGPVAGALKVLDVTANPLHCACGAAFVDFLLEVQAAVPGLPSHVRCGSPSQLQGRSIFAQDLRLCLDEALSWDCFGLSLLTVALSLAVPMLHHMCGWDLWYCFHLGLAWLPRRGRQRGADALPYDAFVVFDKAHSSVADWVYNELRVQLEERRGRRALRLCLEERDWLPGKTLFENLWTSVYSSRKTLFVLAHTDSVSGLLRASFLLAQQRLLEDRKDVVVLVILCPDAHRSRYVRLRQRLCRQSVLLWPQQPRGQRSFWAQLGTALTRDNRHFYNRNFCRGPTTAE from the exons ATGGCGCACCAGACGGGCATCCACG CCACCGAGGAGCTGAAGGAATTCTTCGCTAAGGCTCGGGCGGGCTCTGTCCGGCTCATCAAAGTCGTCATTGAGGATG AGCAGCTTGTGCTGGGTGCCTCACGGGAGCTGATGGGCACCTGGGAGCAGGACTACGACAGGGCCGTGCTGCCGCTGCTGGACACCCAGGAACCCTGCTATCTGCTCTACCGCCTGGACTCCCAGAACGCCCAGGGCTTCGAATGGCTCTTCCTTGCCTGGTCACCTGACAATTCTCCC GTGCGGCTGAAGATGCTGTACGCAGCCACACGGGCCACAGTGAAGAAGGAGTTTGGGGGCGGCCACATCAAAGATGAGCTTTTTGGGACTGTGAAG GATGACCTCTCCTTTGCTGGGTACCAGAAGCACCTATCGTCCTGTGCGGCGCCTGCCCCACTGACGTCGGCTGAGAGAGAGCTTCAGCAGATCCGTATTAATGAG GTGAAGACAGAGATCAGTGTGGAAAGCAAGCACCAGACCCTGCAGGGCCTCACCTTCCCACTGCAGCCGGCTGCCCAGAGGGCCCTGCAGCAGCTCAGACAGAAGACCGTCAACTACATCCAGCTG AAGCTGGACCTGGAGCGGGAGACAATCGAGCTGGTACACACGGAGCCCACAGAAGTGGCCCAGCTGCCCTCAAGGGTTCCCCGAGACGCTGCCCGTTACCACTTCTTCCTCTACAAGCACACCCATGAGGGTGACCCCCTCGAGTCTGTGG TGTTCATCTACTCGATGCCAGGGTACAAGTGCAGCATCAAGGAGCGCATGCTCTATTCCAGCTGCAAGAGTCGCCTCCTTGACTCGGTGGAGCAGGACTTCCAGCTGGAGATCTCCAAGAAG GGCCCCTACTTTGGTGCCCTGCACCCCCTGTCTCTCCTGGTGCAGGCTGCCATGCTGGCCATGGTCCTggccccaggtgccctgcctcccttcctgcccTGTGAGCTCCAGCCCCACGGCCTGGTGGATTGTAAATGGCTCTTCCTCAAGTCTGTGCCCCGCTTCTCGGCGACCGCGCCCTGTGGGAACATCACCAgcctctggctgcactccaaCCGCATCCACCACCTCCACGACTCCGACTTTGTCCAGCTGTCCGGCCTGCGGCGTCTCAACCTGAAGTGGAACTGCCCCCCGGCCGGCCTCAGCCCCATGCACTTCCCCTGCCACATGACCATCGAGCCCAACACCTTCCTGGCCGTGCCCACCCTGGAGGAACTGAACCTCAGTTACAACGGCATTAGCACCGTGCCCGCCCTGCCCAGCTCCCTCACGTCCCTGGTCCTGAGCCGCACCAACATCCTGACACTGGACCCCGCCAGCCTCGCGGGCCTGCATGCCCTGCGCCACCTCTACTTGGACGGCAACTGCTACTACAAGAACCCCTGCCAGGAGGCCTTGCAGGTGGCCCCAGGCGCCCTCCTCGGCCTGAGCAACCTCACACACCTATCGCTCAAGTACAACAACCTGACTGTGGTGCCTCGCCACCTGCCCCCCAGCCTGGAGTCCCTGCTCCTGTCCTACAACCACATCGTCACCCTGGTCCCCGATGACCTGGCCAATCTGACTGCCCTGCGCGTGCTGGACATAGGCGGGAACTGTCGCCGCTGCGACCATGCCCGCAATCCCTGCAGGGAGTGCCCCAGGGGGTTCCCCAAGCTGCACCGCGATACCTTCCGCCATCTGAGCCACCTCGAAGGCCTGGTGTTGAAGGACAGCTCCCTCCACAGCCTGGACCCCAGGTGGTTCCGTGGCCTGGGCAACCTCCTGACATTGGACCTGAGCGAGAACTTCCTGTATGACTGCATCACCAAGACCAAGGCCTTCCACAGCCTGGGCCGGCTGCGCAAACTCAACCTGTCCTTCAACTACCACAAGAAGGTGTCCTTTGCCCAACTGCCCCTGGCGCCCTCCTTCGGGAGCCTGCGGTCCCTGTGGAAGCTGGACATGCATGGCATCTTCTTCCGCTCGCTCAGCGAGACCACGCTCCGGCCGCTGGCCCACCTGCAGGTGCTCCAGCACCTGCGCCTACAGCTCAACTTCATCAGCCAGGCCCAGCTCAGCATCTTTGGGGCCTTCCCAGGCCTGCGCTACGTGGACCTGTCTGACAACCGCATCAGTGGGGCCGCGGAGCCACCGGCGGCTGCGGGGCAGGTGGGCGGGGTGGAGCGAGGCCGGCGGCTGCCAGGGGACCTGGCTCCGGGTCCGCAGGGCCCACGGGGCCCCCCGAGCTCTGAGGACTTCATGCTGAGCTGCAAGGGGCTCCCCTTTACCTTGGACCTGTCACGGAACAACGTGGTCACAGTCCAGTCGGAGATGTTCACCCAGCTCTCACGCCTGCAGTGCCTGTGCCTGAGTCACAACAGCATCTCACAGGCGGTCAATGGCTCCCAGTTCACGCCGCTCACCAGCCTGCGAGTGCTGGACTTGTCCCATAACAAGCTGGACCTGTACCACGGCGGCTCCTTCACGGAGCTGCCGCAGCTCAAGGCCCTGGACCTCAGCTACAACAGCCAGCCCTTCAGCATGCGCGGCGTGGGCCACAACCTCAGCTTCGTGGCACAGCTGCCGGCCCTGCGCTACCTCAGCCTGGCGCACAATGACATCCACAGCCGCGTGTCCCAGCAGCTGCGTAGTGCCTCGCTGAAGGCCCTGGACTTCAGCGGCAACGCCCTGAGCCAGATGTGGGCTGAGGGGGACCTCTACCTCCGCTTCTTCCAAGGCCTGAGGAACCTGGTCCTGCTGGACCTGTCCCAGAATCGCCTGCACATCCTTCTACCCCGCAACCTGGCCCACCTGCCCAGAAGCCTGCAGCTGCTGCGTCTCCGCGACAATTACCTGGCTTTCTTCAACTGGAGCAGCCTGGCCCTCCTCCCTAGGCTGGAAGCCCTGGACCTGGCGGGGAACCAGCTGAAGGCGCTGAGCAATGGCACCTTGCCTAACGGCACCCTGCTGCAGAGGCTGGACCTCAGCGGCAACAGCATTGGCTTCGTGGACCCCGGCTTCTTCGCCCTGGCCGAGAGGCTGCGAGAGATCAACCTCAGCGCCAACGCCCTCAAGACGGTGGAGCCCTCCTGGTTTGGCCCTGTGGCCGGCGCCCTGAAAGTCCTGGACGTGACTGCCAACCCCTTGCACTGTGCCTGTGGGGCGGCCTTCGTGGACTTCTTGCTGGAGGTCCAGGCTGCCGTGCCTGGCCTGCCCAGCCATGTGCGCTGTGGCAGCCCCAGCCAGCTGCAGGGCCGCAGCATTTTCGCTCAGGACCTGCGCCTCTGCCTGGACGAGGCCCTCTCCTGGGACTGTTTCGGCCTCTCGCTGCTGACCGTAGCCCTGAGCCTGGCTGTGCCCATGCTCCATCACATGTGTGGCTGGGACCTCTGGTACTGCTTccacctgggcctggcctggctgCCGCGGCGTGGGCGGCAGCGGGGCGCCGACGCTCTGCCCTATGATGCCTTCGTGGTGTTTGACAAGGCGCACAGCTCGGTGGCCGACTGGGTGTACAACGAGCTGCGGGTCCAGCTGGAGGAGCGCCGCGGGCGCCGGGCGCTGCGCCTCTGTCTGGAGGAGCGCGACTGGCTGCCTGGCAAGACGCTCTTCGAGAACTTGTGGACCTCGGTGTACAGCAGCCGCAAGACGCTCTTCGTTCTGGCCCACACGGACAGCGTCAGCGGCCTCTTGCGCGCCAGCTTCCTGCTGGCTCAGCAGCGCCTGCTGGAGGACCGCAAGGACGTCGTGGTGCTGGTGATCCTGTGCCCCGATGCCCACCGCTCCCGCTATGTGCGGCTGCGCCAGCGCCTCTGCCGCCAGAGCGTCCTCCTCTGGCCCCAGCAACCTCGCGGCCAGCGCAGCTTCTGGGCCCAGCTGGGCACGGCCCTGACCAGGGACAACCGCCACTTCTATAACCGGAACTTCTGCCGCGGCCCTACGACGGCCGAATAG
- the LOC132011389 gene encoding twinfilin-2 isoform X2, translating to MAHQTGIHATEELKEFFAKARAGSVRLIKVVIEDEQLVLGASRELMGTWEQDYDRAVLPLLDTQEPCYLLYRLDSQNAQGFEWLFLAWSPDNSPVRLKMLYAATRATVKKEFGGGHIKDELFGTVKDDLSFAGYQKHLSSCAAPAPLTSAERELQQIRINEVKTEISVESKHQTLQGLTFPLQPAAQRALQQLRQKTVNYIQLKLDLERETIELVHTEPTEVAQLPSRVPRDAARYHFFLYKHTHEGDPLESVVFIYSMPGYKCSIKERMLYSSCKSRLLDSVEQDFQLEISKKIEIGDGAELTAEFLYDEVHPKQHAFKQAFAKPKGPGGKRGHKRLIRGPGENGDDS from the exons ATGGCGCACCAGACGGGCATCCACG CCACCGAGGAGCTGAAGGAATTCTTCGCTAAGGCTCGGGCGGGCTCTGTCCGGCTCATCAAAGTCGTCATTGAGGATG AGCAGCTTGTGCTGGGTGCCTCACGGGAGCTGATGGGCACCTGGGAGCAGGACTACGACAGGGCCGTGCTGCCGCTGCTGGACACCCAGGAACCCTGCTATCTGCTCTACCGCCTGGACTCCCAGAACGCCCAGGGCTTCGAATGGCTCTTCCTTGCCTGGTCACCTGACAATTCTCCC GTGCGGCTGAAGATGCTGTACGCAGCCACACGGGCCACAGTGAAGAAGGAGTTTGGGGGCGGCCACATCAAAGATGAGCTTTTTGGGACTGTGAAG GATGACCTCTCCTTTGCTGGGTACCAGAAGCACCTATCGTCCTGTGCGGCGCCTGCCCCACTGACGTCGGCTGAGAGAGAGCTTCAGCAGATCCGTATTAATGAG GTGAAGACAGAGATCAGTGTGGAAAGCAAGCACCAGACCCTGCAGGGCCTCACCTTCCCACTGCAGCCGGCTGCCCAGAGGGCCCTGCAGCAGCTCAGACAGAAGACCGTCAACTACATCCAGCTG AAGCTGGACCTGGAGCGGGAGACAATCGAGCTGGTACACACGGAGCCCACAGAAGTGGCCCAGCTGCCCTCAAGGGTTCCCCGAGACGCTGCCCGTTACCACTTCTTCCTCTACAAGCACACCCATGAGGGTGACCCCCTCGAGTCTGTGG TGTTCATCTACTCGATGCCAGGGTACAAGTGCAGCATCAAGGAGCGCATGCTCTATTCCAGCTGCAAGAGTCGCCTCCTTGACTCGGTGGAGCAGGACTTCCAGCTGGAGATCTCCAAGAAG ATCGAGATTGGCGATGGGGCGGAACTGACGGCCGAGTTCCTCTACGATGAGGTGCACCCCAAACAACACGCCTTCAAGCAGGCCTTCGCCAAGCCCAAGGGCCCAGGGGGCAAGCGGGGCCACAAGCGCCTCATCCGTGGCCCCGGCGAGAATGGGGATGACAGCTAG